In Nicotiana tabacum cultivar K326 chromosome 10, ASM71507v2, whole genome shotgun sequence, the DNA window TCTTTTCTCCACTGTAGCTCCAGTTGAAGCTACAAATCTATCAAAGCTCGAAAGCCGATCACCCTGAGTAAAACTAGTGACTTCACTAGAACTAGATGCTAATGAATCATGTGGAGCAGATAATTTACTCTTATAATCTTGAAAGAGATCATAACAATTGGATCGAACTTCTTGAATTTTAGTTGAAGCTtcttcaccataaattagtggaATAAAGAACTTTACCAACCTCATCTTGTACCGTGGATCAAAGATGGAAGCTACTCCTATCAAAATATGCACACcatcccaatattttttaaatttcaacaaCATGGCAGATGTCATATCGCTAATCAAAGGATTAAGCTCTTTCACCCAAGCTTCCAATTCTAATTTAATTTCACAAACTTTTGTAAAGTATTGACTAGAAGTTGGATATTGAGTTTCTGAAAACTGTTCAGTGATATGATAAAAAAGTTTGAGTTTATCAGAAACATCTTCTGCATTACTCCATTGCTCTTCAGTTGGATACGACTTATAATTTGTGTCAGTTAGACTCAACTTGTTAAACACCTCTTTGTATTTTATAGTTGTTCTCAACATTAAATATGTTGAGTTCCACCTAGTAGGACAATCATACTCCAACTTCTTATAACAAGAACAGTGAACCAAACGTGTTGCTTCTTCAAACCTGTCAATTTTGCCAGCTGATCCAATCAAATACAAGACACTATCACGCACTTTGCTAATACTATCTCCTATCACTTTTAACCCTTCTTGCACAATCAAGTTTAAAATATGTGCAGCACAACTCACATGAAATACTCGACCACTCAACAACAAATCTTTTTTATTAAGTTTCTCATCCAATAAAGTTTTAATCATAGCATTATTTGTGCTACAATTATCAACTGTGATAGTCGATAGTTTTCGTTCAAGATTCTAATCAAACAAACAATTAACCAAAGCACCACACAAAGCATCTTTATCATGTGGAGCAGGGACATAAGCAAATCTCAAAATACTTTGAAGCCTCCATGAATCATCAGTGAAATGACCAGTAATAGTCATGAACCCTTTTTTGTTACTATTGGAAGTCCACATATCGGTTGTTATTGCAATTCTACTCGTGACTTTCTCCAACAACATAGAAGTTTGCGATTTCAAATTGTCAAAGATTTTTATTATGTCATTCTTGATTGTATTTCTGGAAACCATCTTAAACATAGGTTGAAGACTCGCAACAAAGTTCCTAAATCCCACATGATCAACTATAGAGAGTGAATACTCGTGTAAAATAATGGCATGTGCAAGTTTTTTACGTGAAACATCTTGATCAAAATAACCACCACCGGTATCGCCCTCATTTTGTGCATCTCTTGGCCTATTAGGACACTTAAGCATGTGATATAACATAGATTTTGTCCCATAATTTCTAGAATTTTTATACCGGCGATCGCAATATTTACAAGCACCATATGGAACACCCTTAACCTTTACTAGCTCGAAATGATCCCATGCTCGGGAATATCTCCTTTTTTCAGTTCAACTTCATCAGGTTGTGAAGGCCTTTGACTCTCATCGTCTAAGGAAATAGCATTAGTAGATGAAGCTGGTAGATTCTCTTCAATTTGAGATGCCATGATTATCTAGTAAAACAAAGACAAGAAATATCACTAAAAATTGATATTTAGTATATGTCCCAGCGACAAGAAGATTTGTCTCATTCTCCATCAACAAAATTTAATAACCAAATGTCATATTCCTAGAACCTACTCACTTTTGTATCAAAATGAACAGTCAAACAGTAGTTAAGTGATTGATTTGGACAAGATGATATCTGAATTTCACCAAGCATAAGTTCCATGGTGCAGGTTTTCCTTGACATGTACATCGAATCTGCTAGTATTAACTTATATTAACAAAATATTTGGTAGGAGTATTTAGATATTTCAAGTACTGTGATAAACAAAGTAACAAAAGATGGTGTCCATCTACAACAGATGATCTTATATTTAAACTAAGAAATCTGATGATATTATCTATGTGAATTGGATTCCTTTACAATACATTGTGCAAACTCCCTATGCTACAATGGAGTTCCTAAAGGAAACATTTGGaagtagaaaataattttttttttcattttatgcaCACCAGGAAGCCATAGCAATATGGCACTAAGAATGAAACAAGCCCGCCATGTCAATTCTAACAGCCCAAGGAGAAGCCATAGCAAGACTtctagttcttgtcgaaggagaagCCAAGAATCATTTTCTAAAAGACTAAAACTACACATCGTTTGTTTCCTTTCCAGATAATTACTCACATTACCAAAATAAATTGGAGGATCCACCAAAATTTCCCACAAATGGGAAACTCAAACAAGGATTTTCGACCAAGTCTTTTCCACATAGATAAATCACAAAGCAGAACTATAAGAAACCTGGTAGTTGAGTAACACTATGCCAGGATTAAGGTACAGAAAAAGCACGTATAATACTGAAACCCAGCAATCAGATAACTCTCTATGCATAGGCAACCCACTATATCagtaacaaaattaaaaaaaagggcagcccgacACTAATCTCCCAACAGAATATAGAATCAGAGAAACCAAGTAGCAACAAAATCGAGTCCGAACTTGACAAATAAAGATCGGTAGACCTGGTCCAAGGTAGTTCTTCTCCAAAAAAAGGTCTGTTGATCAGTGAAACACCATTACTAGGCTGGACCAGTGGTTGTGACAAAATGAATGGAAATTATTAGAGAAAAAAGAGAACTATGTACTTATTAGATATTTACGTGGATTTACTGGAGGAAGAAGAATCGAAGAAGGTTTGAGGAAGAAGAATCGCAGATTCGCAGCAGTTCAAAGAGGAAGAAGAATCGTATGAGAGATTGAGAGTTTTTGACTTCTGAGTTTGGAAATTAGGTTTTACGCTTTTAGCGATTGGGATTTAAGATTTGGGAGTACGCCGGTATGCGGGTCTAAATTattttgacccgacccaactaTTAACCCGTATGTGCCCTACCCTGCCCTGCcctattaaaatattttaaaaataacaaTTTGCCCTTCCCTGCCTTGCCCCATTTAAGGTTATCCCTACCCTACCCTGCCCCAATTGCCATCCCtacagttgctaccccacctggtcagccaactagaggtggaggtcagggaggaagaggtcgccctagaaggggaggccaggctagatattatgctcGTCCTGCTCGTACTGAGGCTGTCACCTCCGATTCCatcatcataggtattgtcctagtttgtcatagagattcATCGGTTTTATTCTATCCaagttccacttattcttatgtgtcctcttattttgccctgcATTTTAGCATATCTCGGGATTTTTTGaattcccctatttatgtttctactcctatggaaaattttcttgttgtggaccgcgtttatcggtcgtgtttggttgcttttagtggttttgagacaagAGCCGAtatattattgctcagcatggtagattttgactggttgtctccccattattctattatttattgtcacgccaaaaccatgatgttggctatgccaggtgtaccgtgagtagagtggaggggtactttagatcacattcctagtagagttatttctttccttaaggctcagcgaatggttgagaaggggtgtgacgcgtatctagcctatgtgagagatgtcagtattgatacccctatagttgatttAGTCCCAGTAGTATAGGACTTCCTTGATGTGTTTCCAATTGAccttccgggtatgccgcccgatagagatattgatttcggcattgatttgttgccaggcactcagcccatttctatttctccatatcatatggcccctcctgagttgaaggagttgaaggatcagttataggaattgcttgataagggttttatttggcccagtgtatcaccttggagtgttcctgtcttgtttgtgaagaggAAGGATgcttctatgcgtatgtgcattgattatcgccagttgaacaaagttacagtgaagaaccggtatcctttgcctcgtattgataatttgtttgaccacctacagggtgcacgagtgttttctaagattgacttgcattcaggttaccatcagttgaagattcgggacccagatatcctgaagactactttcatgactcggtatggtcattacgagttccttgttatgtcatttgggctgaccaattccccagcagccttcatgcatttgatgcacagtgtgttccggccatatcttgactcgtttggcattgtctttattgatgatattttgttatgctcccggagtcgggaagatcatgagcagtacctgaggacagtgctttagactttgatagaaaagaaattatatgcaaagttttcgaaatgtgagttttggttggattccgtggttAGGTcacgtagtatcgagtgaggggataaaTGTgtatccgaagaaagtggaagtagtgcagagctggcccagaccatcctcagctacagagatccacggttttcttggcttggcggattattaccgtcgatttgttgagggattttcatctattgcagcacctatgaccaggctgacccagaagggtgctccgttctagtggatggaagagtgtgcggagagcttccaaaagctcaagacagctttgactacagccccattactgatattgcctacaggttcggggtcttatattgtctattgtgatgccttgaggattggccttggagcggtattgatgcaggatggtagggtgatttcctatgcgtccagacaattgaaggtacatgagaagaattaacttgtccatgatctcgagttggctgctattgttcacgccttgaagatctggcgtcattatttgtacggtgttcctgtgagatctatactgatcaccggagtttgcaacatatgttcaagtagaaggatcttaatttgcgctagaggaggtggttagagctgctgaaggactatgatatcactatcttgtatcactcgggcaaggccaatgtggtggccgatgctttgagtcgttgGGCAGAGAGTTTgtggagtttggcttatttacaagaagcggagaggcccatggcgatggatgttcaagccttagccagccagtttgtgagattggatctttcggagcctagtcaggttctagctttcgtgatttctcggtcttctttatttgatcgtatcagagatgtgactattggtaatgatggggtattgaggatgcaaggttgGGTATGTGTACCAAATGTTGATGGGCATCGCGAgttaattttagaggaggcctatagttcacggtattccattcatacaggtgccgcgaagatgtaccaggacttgagatagcactattggtggaggcggatgaagaaggatatagttgggtttgtagcttagtgcctcaattgtcagtaggtaaagtatgaacatcaaacaccgggtgggttgctttagtagatagagattccggagtggaagtgggagcggatcaccatggacttcgtagttggactcccacggactttgaagaagttcgatgccatttgggtgattttgtatcggctgaccaagtctacgcacttcattcatgtgtgtactacctattcttcggaccgattggcggagatttatatccgggagattgtttgtctatatggtattccagtttccttAATTTCAaacagaggtactcagttcacatcacaattctggagggccgtacagcatgagttgggtactcgggtggagttgagcagcGCATTTCATAcccagacggatggacagtccaagcgcactattcagattcttgaggatatgcttcgtgcatgtgtgatagagtttggaggttcttgggatcagttctttccactggtggagtttgcctacaacaacagttatcaatctagcatttagatggcaccatataaggctttgtatggtaggtggtgtagatccccggtgggttggtttgagcagggtaaggctagattattgggcacagacttggttcaggacacattggagaaggttaaggtgattcaggatagacttcgcacagcctagtccagacagaagagatATACAGACCGAAAGGTTCGTGAagtttcttatatggttggagagcaggtccTGCTTCGgattttgcctatgaagggcgttatgagatttgggaagtaggggaaattgagtccggtttattggtccttttgaggtattgagacgtgttggggagggttcttatgagcttgccttacctaccagcttggcaggagttcaaccggtatttcatatttcgatgctccggaagtatcatggtaATCCAttacacgtgttggatttcagttttgtccagttggacaaggacctatcttatgttgaggagtcagtggcgacattggacaggcaggttcgaaagttgaggttaaagaacattgcatcagtgaaggttcagtagcggggtcagtcggtcgaggaagtgacttgggagaccaagcaggatatgcgcagctgttaccctcatcttttcaccacttcaggtatgtctctatgctcgttcgagaacgaatgaatgttttaagagggggaggatgtaacgacctgaccggtcattttaagaattaatgcttgatcccctattaactgttttccctgtatttgtttctgctattgtgagttgccgaagaggattcgttttgagtttcagagtgttttgggacacttagtcgctcaatgagagcttaagctttagaatttagaccgtagtcggagcagtatgaagatagcctcgaaatggaattccgtctATCTCGTTAGCTACGTTGGGTGATTTGGGGTCATCATGGCATTCCATAGCTTGTTTCCAGAAGGCTCGAGGCACAGCTCGAGGTTTGATGAACAAAAAGGCTCGAGGCATagctcgacctcggggcagtacAAATCGGTGGCTATGATGAACGAGTGGGAGATTCCCAAGGCAAGTGGTTAGAGCTGACCAAGTCCAtaagaatagtacaagtccgtaccgtgccattaaatggttgtaccagccccatatctttgtaataaatgcatatgtactatgttgggattccccctcttatataaaggggacccttgttattatttgcacacatgatattcaatataaaaataagaacattctctgctctctatcTCAAACACTCTCTATTGTTGCATACAGTTATTGTGTTGCATTAATTgtacttcatttattactcatcattgatcataaagatccCTCATCAAAGCTCTTAgaactgttagtccttcatcggccGTCCACAGCCTAATGCTTAGCTCGACCCCGAGGCTCCGTGTAGTCTGGCTCGAGGTCCCGATTCTCGGACACTCAGTTTGCATAGCATACTATCTTCAAGCTATTATCTTATattctagtctcacacttagaATATAtttcctaacaactagcataaaaataaatcacatatttttagaaccacaaaatcaaatctaattgtaattaccattttcgaggtaaacaaacTTCCGCCTAAGTTGAAGGATCCTgggagtttcacaattcatcTATCGCTTGGAAAACAAGAAGTTGGTAGAGCCCTGTGTGATTTAGGGGCTAGTATAAAATTGATGCCATCATCTTTATTCCAGCAACTCGGATTGGAGGTTCTTAGACCTACTACATTTACTTTACAGTTGGCAGATAGGTCACTAGTGATGCCAAAAGGAAttattgaggatgtgttagttCAAGTGGGAAAGTTTATTTCCTGCTGATTTTATTGTTCTTGATTACGAAGCAGATGAGGAGGTGCCCATTATTTTGGGGCGACCATTCTTAGCTACTAGTGGAGAGATTATTGATGTGAGGGAAGGGAAGTTGAAGATGAGAGTTGATGATGAGGAAATCATTTTTAATGTGTACAAGGCACTTAAGCTCACTAAGCATTATGAGGACTTGTGCATAATTACTGTGGTAGAATTGAAAGGGATATAGTAGAAATCTTATGAGAATTATAGTGATCCAGATGGGATAACTGAGTTAGAGAAGGTGGTATTTCAAGCTGAGTGTGTAAAGATGATTGAGAGAAGAGCCGGAGATGAAAGAGGAAACCTTCCGAGAGCGTGCAAAAAGGTTAGAATTCAtgggagaaagaagaagagaaagagccCAGCCTGAGCAGAGTAGCAGAGTCGTGCCACGACTATAAATAAGTTGCATGTTGAGAGGCAATCTAGcctgtattttatttattttgtttttttatagtGTCAAGTTTCGTATTGTTTTTGGTTTACAGAgtaggggaagtctgagtacccaaaGTTGAAGTTGAGGAGCATGTTTGAGCTTAAGTGTGGGGTTGTCCCGACCCTTAATATTGAGGATCCTCTGCGAGCTAGCCCGAGAGGGTCTCACGGAGTATTTCTCACCcttgtttaatatttttctcCATGATCATGCATCGAGGACTATGCATAATATTAGTGTGGGTGGGGAAACTACTTTCtgaagtgtaattatataaatattttttttattagtagACATAGTCTaggttttcaaaaaaaataaaaatagaaaaaaatcagaaaaagctcgaacttttcccaacgatggatcaCTTGgatagttttcttgagggattaaagtcctattaaaaaataccaaaaagatttttttaggatagttaggttgtatcccttggtttttctttgggcgtTGGTTATTTTCTaagggtgtagctcgaaccgggTACTTTGTTTTTTTAGGAATAGGTTAGGAAGAAACTGAGTTGCTCTGAGGTACCTATTGACGTGTTTGGTGTTGGCACATTTGGCTATGGCATGCGCTCTGTCTTCCCATACATTTGATTTGAATTATAATgcctaaataaaataaatagcCAACTCTGTGACGCCTTTTCTCAGTTGTTGACTTGTATGCCACAAAGTGCAATATTTCTTAAAAATTCTCAATTATATGTGCTTgattgacttgagagttgaacaaaaCTGTCTcgattgagtcatgtgcaatgaGTATGTGAGGATTTGTGATTTTTTGTGCTATCATGTGTAGCCTAGAACTTGCCTCATATGTTAATCGAAGCGaaatcattaagttgtgctagtctaTGAGATGACATAGCCATTTATTGCTTGATCATATATGTGCTCATCACTTATAAATAAATCTTTCGTTGCTAGCCCCTTTGTAATGATCCGGccgatcgttttaagaattaacaccccgatcccATATTAATGGCTTTCCCCGTaattgtttctgctattttgatttgcgagatgatttgttttgagtttcggggtgttttgggacacttagtccctaaaagagagtttaagctttagaatttggaccgtagtcggagctgtgtaaagatggcctcggaatggaatttcgtcagttccgttaactccgttgggtgatttcaggcttaagggcgtgttcggattgtgttttagaggtccgtagtttatttaagcttgaaatgctgaaagttgaatttttgaagtttctggttcgatagtgaaatTTAGATATCGGGATCATAATCCAATTCCaagagttggagtagctctgtagtgttgaatgtgacttgtgtgcaaaatttggggtcagtcggacttggtttggttggttttatcATCAGATGTAGGATTCTTGAGATTTCCAGTTCATAaggcttggattggagagtgatttgtggttttagaattgtttgatgtgattcgagggttggaataagttcgcatgatgttttaggattggttgacatgtttggttatggacccgggggcctcgggtgtgtttcagatgatcAGCGGGTCATTTTTAGACTTagagaagttgcagattttctgttGTTGTGTTGTAGAGAAAACCTTCATCGCGTTCCCGAGAgggttctcgcgttcgcgtagagtatctgggtgaagcagctgaattgtgcttcgcgttcgtgatgatgCCCTATGTTCGTGAAGGTATGGGCCCtttggtcttcgcattcgcgacatggtcctcgcgttcgtgTAGGGAGGTCAACCAGTGTAAGTTATGCATTCGCGAGTGGACCCCCACGTTTGTGAAAGAGGAAATATTGGCCAGTGATTTTTGAGCATCGTGTTCGCGACAATGGACTTGCGTTTGTGAAGAAGGAAttacctgggcagattataaagtttcaaaatcgagggtttagccatttttatcaaaactagagtttgggagCTTGGATTTGAACGAGATTTTGAGgcattttcagagatatcaattgggtaattaTTCCTAATTCCTTTTTtccttataacccattaatctaaacgtgaattcatcatctaatttcggatttggagtgcgaaattggggaaaattttggaaaaattcttaggcctaattttggggttttgattaagattttggtatcggattgtagtaattttggtacgagtgaactcgtgagtgaatgggggttcttaatccgtaacttttactcgattccgagacgtgggcccaggggacTTGTTGGGCAATTTTCTCAATTTTGCATGTTAGCTTCGAAATAattagtggaattagttacttgaagttatatttacattatgtaatagatttgagccatttagagtcgagtactcatggcaaaaacgtgatttcgagttgattgagttgtttcgaggtaagtgacttgacTAACCTTGTGTAgaggaactccccttaggatttggtacttgttgatatatgaaatgccttgtacgtgaggtgacgaatgcgaacatgtgctaattgttgaaaatcttgtttttattaagcaactataattgtgtttttcttctttgttgtACATTACTTACAATTTAAGTCTACTGTTAGTTTAGGGAAGTATGTCTAAGTGctttaattgctttacttgttcgaactgctttatttgaattctgtgtaacatgctaggttagaaatacctgttttactttggtatgaaatttgattgaattgaatattcttcgtgttgctgctgtgtgtttactttgggactacgggacgatatcccgagaGATACCCCTgcttgtttattttgggactacggatcgataTTCTAGTAGATCCCCCAGCACATTTAcgattgggactacgggacaacacCCGGTAGATTGCCCAAActggatatttattttgggactacagatttgGTATTCCGAGAGTTTCCCttgtacatttacgtttgggactatgggatggtatcccgggagatcccctgttgctatttctgtgtactgagttagatTCTTTCTGTGTTTTTATTCGTTATAGACTGTTAGCACTTTAATTATATTATCGTATTCTATACTATCTTACCTCGTTTTTcatctataatcagtagggccctgactttcctcgtcactactcgaccgaggttaggcttggcacttactaagtaccattgtggtgtactcatgcccttcctgcGCTTGTTTTCaagtgcagatccaggttcttcagCTCAGCCCTaccacccttgaggcgaggcaatTCTTAAGAGACtacgaggtatatctgccgcatttgtagaccgaggagtccctctccattctctcttatagttatagtccttttgtatttactttgatttagacattttggagttagagcactatgtagtatccttagcttgtgattttaTGAGATTATAGATTTTAGGAGATCTTTTCAGTTGAGAGTGtgtatttgtatatgccgagcggtatCTTAAACGTTTTCATTATGTTTGTCCACAGTTTCTATTAGTTTTTATCTATTGTTTCCCTTTTCCGCagattgttaggcttacctactcatAGAGACTAGGagccatcacgatagttcacggagggcgaacagGGGTGATAACAAGTTGGTATTataactctaggttcataggagtaaTGAATCACAAgtcagtttattagagtcttgcggatcggtaagggaacgtttgtacttatctatgagaggctatgtaactgttgggaaaatttcacttcatttgatttccttgtcttgcgagatttttgatatcacaattctaaacttttgtcttctattctctcacaaacgatgaggacacgtgctaccggagatgaccaggcacccgcgcccctgcTAGAGCCGTTAGAGGttggggtcggggtagaggctgagAACGTGCATGTGGTACAGCTAGAGCACCCACGCGAGCTGCCACAGagaagccaccagtagctccagctggagtcTAGGCAGCtgatatgcctactgctactactattccagctctcttaggagactcttgcacagtacgtaagcatgtacaccactctagctcaggcagggctgATTCCCCTTATTGCAGCAACATcctaggctgggggaggagcacagactcccgctgcccgcactcctgagcagcgggTCCAAGTTGATTAGATCCTAGAGGTTATACCGGCACCGCCTGCAGTGCAAGATctgcccgaggatagggcagcggcTTCAGAGGATGAGTAGTAAAAGCTTGAGAGATTCAAGAAGtataagcctcctgtattcaatggtttagcatcagatgatgccttgggatttctggaggagtgtcaccatatcctccgcactatgggtatatcaggatcgagtggggtgctttcactgccttccagcttcgaggagccgcctactAGTGGTGGCATACTTTTGAGTTGGAAAGTCTAGTTGAGGTAGCAtcccttacatggactcagttttcagatatgttcctgagagagtttgttcctcagagacTCAGGGAcacatggcgtgcagagtttgagcatttgcgccagggcactatgactGTTTCGGAGTATGATGTCTGTTTCACTGACTTGGATAAGCACG includes these proteins:
- the LOC107802775 gene encoding zinc finger BED domain-containing protein RICESLEEPER 2-like, with amino-acid sequence MIKTLLDEKLNKKDLLLSGRVFHVSCAAHILNLIVQEGLKVIGDSISKVRDSVLYLIGSAGKIDRFEEATRLVHCSCYKKLEYDCPTRWNSTYLMLRTTIKYKEVFNKLSLTDTNYKSYPTEEQWSNAEDVSDKLKLFYHITEQFSETQYPTSSQYFTKVCEIKLELEAWVKELNPLISDMTSAMLLKFKKYWDGVHILIGVASIFDPRYKMRLVKFFIPLIYGEEASTKIQEVRSNCYDLFQDYKSKLSAPHDSLASSSSEVTSFTQGDRLSSFDRFVASTGATVEKRSELDMYLEEDLLPRTPSFDNLSWWKTNGLKFPTLQKMARDLLAIPVSSVASESAFTTSGRLISPHRSRLHPTTLEALMCARTWLWNDLNGLTSTADQVSCPTLLDEEDEPNSSGLSQL
- the LOC142165142 gene encoding zinc finger BED domain-containing protein DAYSLEEPER-like, which codes for MLKCPNRPRDAQNEGDTGGGYFDQDVSRKKLAHAIILHEYSLSIVDHVGFRNFVASLQPMFKMVSRNTIKNDIIKIFDNLKSQTSMLLEKVTSRIAITTDMWTSNSNKKGFMTITGHFTDDSWRLQSILRFAYVPAPHDKDALCGALVNCLFD